The genomic segment TTCTTGGGGAGAATGGGTGAGTTATGATGAGTTTTCTGATTGcagttttaatcttttaaagtATATGGCCATGTGTCATGTGATCATAATGTGcatttgctttttctctcatttctcctcAGGTCAGGTGACTAATCAGAAATTCTCTGTTCATCAAGACACACGTTTTGTATCAGCTAATGTGGGTGAAAGCTTGACTTTACGATGTTTCTATGAAGGGGATGATGTAACAAGGCTTTACTGGTACAAACAAATTCTGGGACAGAAACCAAGGCTCATCTCAACCCTGTATGTCTTTAATAGAAAGGGAagttttcatgatgaattcaaGAACAATCCACGCTTCACACTGGATattggaaaaagtaaaaataacttGAAGATAACAGATCTGCATATTTCAGACTCAGCTACGTACTACTGTGCAACAAGGCTTTCATTAATTATCGAATTTGCAGAAGGAACTATTGTCAATGTAAAGGATTCAGATTTGAACATCCAGGCTTGGGTCCATCAGTCAGAATCTGAGACCATCCAGTCAGGAGGCTCTGTGACTCtcaactgtacagtacacactgggacctgtgatggagaacacagtgtttactggttcAAAAGCTC from the Lates calcarifer isolate ASB-BC8 unplaced genomic scaffold, TLL_Latcal_v3 _unitig_5845_quiver_1310, whole genome shotgun sequence genome contains:
- the LOC108877161 gene encoding uncharacterized protein LOC108877161 isoform X2 is translated as MAMCHVIIMCICFFSHFSSGQVTNQKFSVHQDTRFVSANVGESLTLRCFYEGDDVTRLYWYKQILGQKPRLISTLYVFNRKGSFHDEFKNNPRFTLDIGKSKNNLKITDLHISDSATYYCATRLSLIIEFAEGTIVNVKDSDLNIQAWVHQSESETIQSGGSVTLNCTVHTGTCDGEHSVYWFKSSEESHPGLIYTHGDRNDQCERKHNTQTQTCVYNLPMKNLSLSHAGTYYCAVASCGHILFGNGTKLDIEGEMDSLVLVYVLSGALTVTTILVILLALLIYKMNKTHSLKSGTESQARSSFPSTAEAEGYQDAHNLHYAALSIDLPNRSRRQRNNTKDECVYSSVRQ
- the LOC108877161 gene encoding uncharacterized protein LOC108877161 isoform X3, with translation MFPICHFRLANHTQPCHSKEGKRTRFSALNFSTMTSAQFVLYLTCLFLGRMGQVTNQKFSVHQDTRFVSANVGESLTLRCFYEGDDVTRLYWYKQILGQKPRLISTLYVFNRKGSFHDEFKNNPRFTLDIGKSKNNLKITDLHISDSATYYCATRLSLIIEFAEGTIVNVKDSDLNIQAWVHQSESETIQSGGSVTLNCTVHTGTCDGEHSVYWFKSSEESHPGLIYTHGDRNDQCERKHNTQTQTCVYNLPMKNLSLSHAGTYYCAVASCGHILFGNGTKLDIEGE